One segment of Pseudoalteromonas rubra DNA contains the following:
- a CDS encoding response regulator, translating into MSTPVLICDDSKLARRQLARSLPDDWDIKVEFAEHGLDCIEKIKVVSPEILFLDLNMPHMDGYEVLQAINEQGLNVLTVVVSGDIQPNAHQRVIELGAIDFIRKPCDAAKLEEIITHHGIKDKAIRANLVHKLGEQLEPEIRDIYQEITNVAMGQAGDLLARLLNVFVELPIPNVNVLEVSELHMALQAIDASATTSGVCQGFIGGGVSGEALLLLNDSSFKEIASLMSYQGELNQKVELELLMDISNILIGAILTGLSKQLDMPFSQGHPVVLGQHCEVSELVKANKARWQRTLAIEISYGIENHDINCDLMLLFTEDSLKTLKYKVEYLLED; encoded by the coding sequence ATGTCAACACCTGTCCTGATATGCGATGATTCAAAATTGGCTCGCCGGCAACTGGCGCGGTCATTGCCGGACGACTGGGATATTAAAGTAGAATTTGCTGAGCACGGCCTGGACTGTATTGAAAAAATAAAAGTGGTCTCGCCTGAGATACTTTTTTTGGATTTAAACATGCCTCACATGGATGGATATGAGGTGTTACAAGCAATAAACGAACAAGGATTGAATGTTTTGACAGTCGTCGTCTCTGGAGATATCCAGCCAAACGCGCACCAAAGAGTCATAGAACTGGGCGCAATAGATTTTATTCGAAAACCCTGTGATGCCGCGAAGCTTGAAGAAATCATCACTCATCATGGGATCAAAGACAAAGCCATTCGGGCCAATCTGGTGCATAAACTCGGGGAGCAGCTCGAGCCTGAGATCCGTGATATCTATCAGGAGATCACCAATGTCGCGATGGGTCAGGCTGGTGATTTACTGGCACGCTTGTTGAACGTCTTCGTAGAATTACCTATTCCGAATGTCAACGTCCTTGAGGTCAGTGAGCTGCATATGGCATTGCAAGCTATCGATGCTAGCGCCACAACATCGGGTGTGTGCCAGGGGTTCATCGGTGGTGGTGTATCCGGAGAAGCCTTACTCCTGCTCAATGATTCCAGTTTTAAAGAAATTGCGTCGTTGATGAGTTATCAGGGAGAGCTCAATCAAAAAGTGGAGCTTGAGTTGCTCATGGACATCAGTAATATTCTGATAGGAGCAATATTGACCGGGCTCTCGAAGCAGCTCGACATGCCATTCAGCCAGGGCCACCCTGTGGTACTAGGGCAGCATTGCGAAGTGTCCGAACTGGTGAAGGCAAATAAAGCCAGGTGGCAACGTACGTTAGCGATTGAAATTAGTTACGGGATCGAAAACCATGACATTAATTGTGATTTAATGTTGTTGTTTACCGAAGACTCACTGAAAACACTCAAATATAAAGTTGAGTACCTGCTAGAAGATTAG
- a CDS encoding SpoVR family protein, whose protein sequence is MTYNPLNDGPDWTFDLLEEYQAEIARVAAHYRLDTYPNQIEVITAEQMMDAYSSVGMPIGYAHWSYGKKFIQTEQTYKRGQMGLAYEIVINSDPCIAYLMEENTMPMQALVMAHACYGHNSFFKGNYLFKTWTDASSIIDYLVFAKNYVAKCEQKYGIDEVENLLDSCHALMNYGVDRYKRPQQISMYEEQKRQKEREDYLQSQVNELWRTIPQGKQQDEREDVKFPSEPQENILYFIEKNAPLLESWQREIIRIVRKVSQYFYPQRQTQVMNEGWATFWHYTILNHLYDEGKLSDAFMLEFLQSHTNVVYQPPYNSKFYSGINPYALGFNMMVDIRRICENPTDEDKYWFPEFAGKDWLDTLHFAMENFKDESFVSQFLSPKIMRDFKLFTIIDQEKSPHLEVGAIHDESGYQKVRNSLSAHYNLSNHEPNIQVYNVDIRGDRSLTLRYVPHNKVPLADSKKEVIKHLYRLWGFPVKLEELQDDGSVNTLGQCPQESKEDAL, encoded by the coding sequence ATGACGTATAACCCGCTAAATGATGGCCCGGATTGGACGTTCGACCTGCTTGAGGAGTATCAGGCTGAAATTGCCCGTGTAGCGGCCCATTATAGACTGGATACCTATCCGAACCAGATTGAAGTGATCACCGCAGAGCAAATGATGGACGCCTACTCCAGCGTTGGCATGCCCATTGGCTATGCACACTGGTCTTACGGTAAGAAGTTTATCCAGACTGAGCAGACTTATAAACGAGGACAAATGGGCCTGGCTTATGAAATTGTGATTAATTCAGACCCCTGCATTGCCTATTTAATGGAAGAAAATACCATGCCAATGCAGGCGCTGGTAATGGCACATGCCTGCTACGGACATAATTCCTTTTTTAAAGGCAATTACCTGTTCAAAACCTGGACAGACGCTTCTTCAATTATTGATTATCTGGTTTTCGCAAAAAACTATGTTGCCAAGTGCGAGCAAAAATACGGAATAGATGAGGTAGAAAACTTACTGGATTCTTGTCATGCTCTGATGAATTATGGCGTGGACCGCTATAAACGCCCTCAGCAGATATCAATGTACGAGGAACAGAAGCGTCAAAAAGAACGTGAAGACTATCTGCAGTCACAGGTCAATGAACTCTGGCGGACCATTCCTCAAGGCAAGCAACAGGACGAACGAGAAGACGTAAAGTTCCCATCTGAGCCACAAGAAAACATTCTGTACTTCATCGAGAAAAACGCACCGCTGCTGGAGTCCTGGCAACGTGAGATAATTCGGATTGTGCGCAAAGTCTCTCAGTACTTTTATCCACAACGACAAACTCAGGTCATGAACGAGGGGTGGGCAACATTTTGGCATTACACGATCCTTAACCACCTGTATGACGAGGGGAAGTTAAGTGATGCATTCATGCTGGAGTTTTTGCAAAGCCATACCAATGTGGTTTATCAGCCTCCCTACAACAGCAAATTTTACTCGGGCATTAACCCCTATGCGCTGGGCTTTAATATGATGGTCGATATACGTCGTATTTGTGAAAACCCAACGGATGAAGACAAGTATTGGTTTCCGGAGTTTGCCGGTAAAGATTGGCTGGATACGCTGCACTTTGCTATGGAGAATTTTAAAGACGAGAGTTTTGTGAGCCAGTTTTTGTCGCCAAAAATAATGCGCGATTTTAAGCTGTTCACCATTATAGATCAGGAAAAGTCCCCTCACCTGGAGGTCGGCGCTATTCATGATGAATCAGGCTATCAGAAAGTCAGAAATAGTCTGTCTGCTCATTACAACTTGAGTAATCATGAACCGAATATTCAAGTTTACAATGTTGATATACGGGGTGACCGCTCACTAACTTTGAGGTACGTGCCGCATAACAAAGTACCTCTTGCAGATTCGAAGAAAGAAGTAATAAAGCACCTCTATCGATTATGGGGCTTCCCCGTTAAACTTGAAGAGCTTCAGGATGATGGGTCAGTGAACACACTGGGCCAGTGTCCCCAGGAAAGTAAAGAAGACGCTTTATAG
- a CDS encoding GNAT family N-acetyltransferase, which produces MQVKTFYQLSHDELFSILKTRVAVFVVEQACAYQEIDEVDRAADTHHVFLIKQGEVQAYARCYKPQSNTSAIGRVLVSPECRGKGVAQTLMTRAIEACHAHYGAQPIKIAAQTYLTQFYQSLGFVPCGEAYLEDGIEHIDMILR; this is translated from the coding sequence ATGCAAGTTAAAACCTTTTACCAGTTGTCACATGACGAGCTCTTCAGTATTTTGAAAACTCGGGTTGCCGTGTTTGTTGTTGAACAGGCCTGCGCTTATCAGGAAATTGATGAGGTTGACAGGGCCGCTGATACACATCACGTTTTCTTAATTAAGCAGGGGGAAGTGCAGGCATATGCCCGCTGTTACAAGCCACAATCCAATACCAGTGCAATTGGACGCGTGCTGGTATCGCCAGAATGCCGGGGGAAGGGGGTTGCACAAACTTTGATGACCCGAGCGATAGAGGCCTGTCACGCTCACTATGGTGCACAACCGATAAAAATCGCAGCGCAAACTTACCTGACTCAATTTTATCAGTCTCTCGGCTTTGTACCTTGTGGCGAGGCATATCTGGAAGACGGGATTGAGCACATAGACATGATATTGCGCTAG
- a CDS encoding PrkA family serine protein kinase, translating to MSIFEHYQSRYEASQEEEFTIAEYLEICKEDKAAYASAPERLLMAIGEPEMVDTSTDARLSRLFSNRVIARYPAFHEFYGMEDAIEQIVSYLKHAAQGLEEYKQVLYLLGPVGGGKSSIAEKLKYLMQQVPIYAIKGSPVNDHPLSLFNPLEDGELLDKEYGINSRYLRTVMSPWATKRLHEFNGDISKFRVVKRYPSILDQTAIAKTEPGDENNQDISALVGKVDIRKLEHYAQNDPDAYSYSGALCLANQGLMEFVEMFKAPIKVLHPLLTATQEGNYNGTEGISALPFNGIILAHSNESEWQSFKNNKNNEAFLDRVFIVKVPYCLRVSEEVKIYKKLIENSELKTAPCAPGTLETLAKFSTLSRINEPENSSIYSKMRVYDGESLKDTDPKAKSYQEYRDYAGVDEGMTGLSTRFAFKILSRVFNFDHAEVAANPVHLFYVLEQQIEREQFSAEVQERYLSHLKGYLIPQYVEFIGKELQTAYLESYSEYGQNIFDRYVTYADFWIQDQEYRDPDTGQLFDRAALNAELEKIEKPAGISNPKDFRNEIVNFVLRARAHHNGANPVWTSYEKLRTVIEKKMFSNTEELLPVISFNAKTSAEDQKKHEDFVNRMMEKGYTQKQVRLLSEWYLRVRKSQ from the coding sequence ATGAGTATATTTGAGCATTACCAGTCCAGATACGAAGCGTCCCAAGAAGAAGAGTTCACGATTGCGGAATATTTGGAAATATGTAAAGAAGATAAAGCTGCATATGCGAGCGCCCCTGAGCGCCTGCTAATGGCAATTGGTGAACCTGAAATGGTTGATACTTCGACAGATGCGCGGCTCAGCCGTCTGTTCTCAAATCGCGTCATCGCACGCTACCCCGCTTTCCATGAGTTTTATGGCATGGAAGACGCCATTGAACAGATCGTTTCTTACCTAAAACACGCCGCACAAGGCCTGGAAGAGTACAAGCAAGTACTTTACTTGCTTGGCCCAGTCGGTGGCGGTAAGTCCTCAATTGCTGAAAAACTCAAGTACCTAATGCAGCAGGTACCCATTTATGCAATTAAAGGCTCCCCGGTCAACGACCACCCATTGAGCCTGTTTAATCCGCTCGAAGATGGTGAACTACTTGATAAAGAGTATGGCATTAACAGCCGTTATTTGCGCACAGTGATGTCACCTTGGGCAACTAAGCGATTGCATGAATTTAACGGTGACATATCCAAGTTTAGAGTAGTAAAACGCTATCCTTCAATTTTAGACCAAACGGCCATCGCCAAAACTGAACCAGGCGACGAAAACAACCAGGACATTTCCGCATTGGTTGGTAAAGTCGATATTCGTAAACTGGAGCATTACGCTCAAAATGATCCAGATGCCTACTCATATTCAGGCGCACTGTGTTTAGCGAATCAGGGCTTAATGGAATTTGTAGAGATGTTTAAAGCCCCCATTAAAGTGCTGCACCCATTACTCACCGCAACGCAGGAAGGCAACTATAACGGCACAGAGGGTATCTCGGCTCTGCCCTTTAACGGCATAATTTTAGCGCACTCCAACGAGTCGGAATGGCAATCATTTAAAAATAATAAAAACAATGAAGCGTTTCTGGATCGGGTCTTTATCGTTAAAGTGCCCTACTGCTTACGTGTTTCGGAAGAAGTTAAGATATACAAAAAACTCATTGAAAATAGTGAACTCAAAACTGCACCTTGTGCTCCTGGTACGCTAGAAACCTTAGCTAAATTTTCAACTCTGTCTCGTATCAATGAGCCTGAAAATTCCAGTATCTATTCTAAGATGCGTGTTTATGATGGTGAGAGCCTCAAAGACACAGATCCAAAAGCGAAGTCTTATCAGGAGTATCGAGACTACGCTGGGGTCGATGAGGGCATGACAGGCTTGTCAACTCGCTTTGCATTCAAAATATTGTCACGTGTGTTTAACTTTGATCATGCAGAGGTTGCTGCCAACCCTGTACACTTGTTTTATGTACTGGAGCAACAGATTGAACGTGAGCAATTCAGTGCAGAAGTCCAGGAGCGTTACCTCAGTCACCTGAAAGGCTACTTGATCCCACAATATGTCGAGTTTATTGGCAAAGAGCTACAAACGGCGTACCTTGAATCGTACTCAGAGTATGGACAAAATATTTTCGACCGTTATGTCACGTACGCCGATTTTTGGATACAAGATCAAGAATACCGCGACCCGGATACTGGCCAGCTATTCGACAGAGCAGCACTCAATGCTGAGCTTGAAAAAATTGAAAAGCCAGCAGGCATTTCGAACCCTAAAGATTTTCGTAATGAGATCGTCAACTTTGTTTTGAGAGCTCGTGCTCACCATAATGGTGCAAACCCTGTCTGGACAAGTTACGAAAAACTCAGAACGGTGATCGAGAAAAAAATGTTCTCGAACACAGAAGAGTTGTTACCCGTTATCTCATTCAATGCGAAAACCTCAGCTGAAGATCAGAAAAAACACGAAGACTTTGTCAATCGTATGATGGAAAAAGGCTATACCCAAAAGCAAGTCCGCTTACTTTCCGAGTGGTATTTACGGGTTAGAAAATCTCAATAA
- a CDS encoding YeaH/YhbH family protein: MAHFIDRRLNGKNKSTLNRQRFIRRYKKQIKEAVSDAINKRSVTDISSGESISIPQRDISEPIFHQGKGGNREHIHPGNDQFTTGDKIQRPPSGQGGGAGEGNASDQGEGQDDFVFSISKDEYLDLLFEDLELPNLQKSQLDKLVQMKTHRAGFCNDGMPSNLDIVRSLKGSVARRIAMTASKRKQLKELEDKLELLLQEPVPKQTEIQQLEQEIAELKRKIEAVPFIDNYDLRFRNYEKRPHPTSKAVMFCLMDVSGSMDQATKDMAKRFYILLYQFLTRTYKDIEVVYIRHHTQAKEVDEQEFFYSQETGGTIVSSALKLMDEIIADRYAQGDWNIYAAQASDGDNWADDSPHCTDILTNKLLNTVRYYAYIEITTRAHQSLWREYQGIADTFDNFAMQHIRSVEDIYPIFRELFKKNRQQNAA, encoded by the coding sequence ATGGCACATTTCATCGATCGTCGACTGAATGGCAAGAATAAAAGCACGCTGAATCGTCAGCGCTTTATTAGACGTTACAAGAAACAGATAAAAGAAGCTGTTTCTGACGCCATCAATAAAAGGAGTGTCACTGATATTTCAAGCGGTGAGAGCATCTCTATACCGCAGCGAGATATCAGTGAACCGATTTTCCATCAAGGCAAAGGCGGTAATCGCGAGCACATTCACCCGGGCAACGATCAGTTCACAACCGGTGACAAAATTCAGCGTCCGCCCTCAGGCCAGGGCGGAGGTGCTGGTGAGGGCAATGCGAGTGATCAAGGTGAAGGCCAGGATGATTTCGTTTTTTCCATATCGAAAGACGAATATCTTGACCTGTTGTTTGAAGACCTTGAGTTACCAAACTTACAAAAAAGCCAACTCGACAAGTTGGTACAAATGAAAACACACAGAGCGGGCTTTTGTAATGACGGTATGCCCAGTAATCTCGACATTGTGCGATCTTTAAAAGGATCTGTTGCACGCCGAATTGCTATGACAGCCAGTAAAAGAAAACAACTTAAAGAGTTGGAAGATAAGCTTGAACTATTGTTGCAAGAACCCGTTCCTAAACAAACCGAAATCCAACAGCTAGAGCAGGAAATTGCAGAACTGAAACGTAAAATTGAAGCAGTGCCATTCATTGATAATTACGATTTGCGGTTCAGGAACTACGAAAAGCGACCGCACCCTACGAGCAAAGCAGTCATGTTTTGTTTGATGGATGTGTCAGGCTCAATGGATCAGGCAACTAAAGATATGGCAAAGCGCTTTTATATTTTGCTCTATCAGTTTTTAACACGCACCTACAAAGACATTGAAGTCGTTTATATTCGTCACCATACACAAGCCAAAGAGGTCGACGAGCAGGAGTTTTTCTACTCGCAGGAAACGGGCGGTACCATTGTGTCGAGTGCGTTGAAATTAATGGATGAAATTATCGCTGATCGTTATGCGCAGGGCGATTGGAATATCTATGCCGCGCAAGCATCTGATGGTGATAATTGGGCGGATGACTCTCCACATTGTACTGATATATTGACGAACAAACTGCTAAACACGGTGCGTTACTACGCCTATATCGAAATCACCACACGTGCTCACCAGAGTCTGTGGCGCGAATACCAAGGTATTGCGGACACATTTGACAACTTTGCCATGCAGCATATTCGGTCGGTGGAAGATATCTATCCGATATTCAGAGAGCTGTTCAAGAAAAACCGACAACAGAATGCAGCCTAA
- a CDS encoding sporulation protein, translating to MFKKLLASVGIGAAKVDTILETEHLHPGQKFQAQIVVVGGDVEQEISGLELALMTKVKVEGDNGEYYANQVIEKWRVGSQFTIAPGEKKVIPFEARLHSETPITEINAPYNHSYVWLETGLDIDLALDPSDKDLLHIYPNEAVKNCLMAMEKLGFRMIKADVERGYLKASNFQSVSGCYQEIEYRPANTSLFGLQEVELSFVPEAHRTHVLIELDRAFRGDGYVDLTVEHDHVNLSQLCDQLERLFA from the coding sequence ATGTTTAAAAAGCTCTTGGCATCCGTAGGTATTGGTGCCGCGAAAGTAGATACAATTTTAGAAACAGAACACCTGCATCCGGGCCAGAAATTTCAGGCGCAGATCGTTGTTGTGGGTGGCGATGTGGAACAAGAAATAAGCGGTTTAGAGTTAGCGCTGATGACGAAAGTCAAGGTTGAAGGAGACAATGGCGAGTACTACGCAAATCAGGTCATTGAAAAGTGGCGTGTGGGTAGCCAATTCACCATAGCACCGGGTGAAAAGAAAGTGATCCCGTTTGAGGCCAGATTGCATTCAGAAACTCCGATTACCGAAATCAATGCACCGTATAACCATAGTTATGTGTGGTTGGAAACCGGATTGGATATCGACCTGGCTTTAGACCCGAGTGACAAAGATCTGTTGCATATATATCCAAATGAAGCTGTTAAAAACTGCTTAATGGCAATGGAGAAACTCGGCTTTCGAATGATTAAAGCAGATGTTGAGCGCGGTTATCTGAAAGCGTCAAATTTTCAATCAGTATCTGGTTGTTATCAGGAAATAGAATACCGTCCCGCGAATACGTCTTTGTTCGGACTTCAGGAAGTTGAGTTGTCTTTTGTGCCGGAAGCACATCGCACGCATGTGCTGATTGAGCTCGACAGAGCTTTTCGTGGAGATGGCTATGTAGACCTGACGGTTGAGCATGACCACGTGAACCTGTCTCAGTTATGTGACCAGCTGGAAAGGCTATTTGCCTGA
- a CDS encoding cation:proton antiporter family protein, producing MELLYFAVAFACGFSVYQLKLPPLIGFLLAGFVLNLLGHSSTDLLTQLADLGVTLLLFSIGLKLKVSNLIKPQVWAPASLHLVTSIAFFASLLLMLGAFGLPLFVDLSWQSACLVGFAFSFSSTVFAVKVLEERGEMASLHGKISIGILVMQDIFAVIFLAISTGKSPNVWALALLVGLPLLRPLLFWILNRSKHGELLPLFGFFFALVLGYHGFELAGLKGDLGALIIGMLFAPHKKAGELSKALLNVKDILLVGFFLNIGLNANISLEAVLIAVLLAVVLPVKVFIYYLYTNMFRLRARTSLLSAFTLSNYSEFGLIVCAVAASSGMITADWLAVVALAVSVTFVLATPLNKKANEIYVKLEPLLVKFESDKRLEEELPVNLTDTRIVIFGMGRIGTGAYETIHASYPGSVAGVDIKPEVVEKHISLERRVLLADATDPDFWQRVNHSNVAMVMLAMPKHMQNIYALEQLKASGFSGQVTAIANYPDQQKELEDLGVHSTYNFYLEAGSGFAEHVKEKLFS from the coding sequence ATGGAATTACTGTACTTTGCCGTTGCCTTTGCCTGTGGCTTTTCTGTCTACCAACTTAAACTCCCGCCTTTAATTGGCTTTTTGCTGGCGGGTTTTGTGCTCAATCTGTTAGGCCACAGCAGTACCGACTTACTCACCCAACTAGCCGATTTGGGTGTCACACTATTACTGTTCAGTATTGGTCTAAAATTGAAGGTCTCGAATCTTATTAAACCTCAGGTTTGGGCACCCGCCAGTTTACACTTGGTGACCAGCATTGCTTTTTTCGCCTCCTTGCTGCTGATGCTGGGTGCGTTTGGCTTGCCTTTATTCGTTGACTTGTCGTGGCAAAGTGCCTGCCTGGTAGGATTTGCGTTCAGTTTCTCCAGCACCGTTTTTGCTGTTAAAGTACTGGAAGAACGAGGCGAGATGGCCAGTCTGCATGGTAAAATTTCCATCGGGATCCTGGTTATGCAGGATATCTTTGCTGTGATCTTCCTCGCTATCAGCACAGGAAAGTCTCCCAATGTATGGGCGCTTGCTCTGCTGGTTGGTTTGCCATTGTTGCGACCGCTGCTATTTTGGATACTCAACCGCTCAAAACACGGCGAATTATTACCCTTATTCGGATTCTTCTTTGCACTGGTGCTCGGTTACCACGGATTCGAGTTAGCAGGTCTAAAAGGGGATTTAGGTGCCCTGATCATAGGCATGTTGTTCGCACCGCATAAAAAAGCAGGTGAACTCTCCAAAGCTCTGCTCAATGTCAAAGATATCTTGTTAGTCGGCTTTTTCCTCAACATTGGCCTGAATGCCAATATCTCGCTCGAAGCTGTGCTGATTGCCGTATTACTTGCCGTTGTGTTACCAGTTAAAGTCTTTATTTATTATCTGTATACCAATATGTTCAGACTACGTGCCCGGACATCGCTACTCAGCGCATTTACACTGTCAAACTACAGTGAATTTGGCCTGATCGTGTGTGCTGTAGCAGCCAGCAGTGGCATGATCACCGCCGACTGGTTGGCAGTGGTTGCACTGGCAGTTTCAGTGACGTTTGTGCTCGCAACACCGCTCAATAAGAAGGCAAACGAAATTTATGTGAAGCTGGAACCCCTGCTGGTTAAGTTTGAGAGTGATAAGCGACTAGAAGAAGAATTACCAGTTAATCTGACCGACACGCGTATAGTGATCTTTGGCATGGGACGTATTGGTACAGGTGCTTATGAGACCATTCATGCCTCCTATCCGGGCTCAGTCGCTGGTGTAGATATCAAACCTGAGGTGGTAGAAAAACACATCAGCCTGGAGCGCCGCGTACTGCTGGCCGATGCAACTGACCCAGATTTCTGGCAACGCGTAAATCACTCTAATGTAGCAATGGTTATGTTGGCAATGCCCAAGCATATGCAAAATATTTACGCGCTGGAGCAGCTAAAAGCGTCAGGCTTTTCAGGTCAGGTTACCGCTATCGCCAACTATCCGGATCAACAAAAAGAACTTGAAGATTTGGGTGTACATTCAACTTATAACTTCTATCTGGAGGCCGGTAGCGGCTTCGCAGAACACGTTAAAGAAAAATTATTTTCATAG
- a CDS encoding sensor domain-containing diguanylate cyclase, producing the protein MPASDFDMNEIHWLMDMFNTVDVGLVVLDRHYRVCVWNGFMENHSGLLPSAVKDKDVFDLFPGIDEAWFKSKSEPVFVLKNRSFTIWEQQPYIFRFKNYRPITGKADYMYQNATFIPLTTVTGEVGHICVIIYDVTDEAMNKLELEKVNKTLEKMSRTDSLTKLANRGYWEESLRTEFKRLQRSHGSSSLLMFDIDFFKRINDAYGHSGGDEAIRHISDLLQKTLRETDVAGRYGGEEFAVTLVDTDAEGAKVFADRLRSLIENSVIYYDNKEIKLTVSLGIACCDDNFEKYEQWIEAADTALYHSKENGRNTVTVYDPSMAH; encoded by the coding sequence ATGCCTGCATCTGATTTTGACATGAATGAGATCCATTGGTTAATGGATATGTTTAACACAGTTGATGTTGGCCTGGTCGTACTGGACAGGCATTATCGAGTGTGCGTCTGGAATGGTTTTATGGAAAACCATTCTGGGTTATTGCCAAGCGCGGTTAAAGACAAAGACGTGTTCGACTTATTCCCTGGTATTGACGAAGCGTGGTTTAAGAGTAAATCAGAACCGGTTTTTGTATTGAAGAACCGCTCGTTTACTATCTGGGAGCAGCAGCCCTATATTTTTCGGTTCAAGAATTATCGGCCAATTACTGGCAAAGCCGACTATATGTATCAAAATGCGACTTTTATTCCACTAACGACAGTGACCGGCGAAGTGGGGCACATCTGTGTCATCATTTACGATGTGACTGACGAAGCCATGAACAAGCTTGAACTTGAAAAGGTCAATAAAACTCTGGAAAAAATGAGCCGCACTGACAGCCTCACTAAACTGGCAAATCGTGGTTATTGGGAGGAGAGCTTAAGGACAGAGTTCAAACGTTTACAGCGCAGTCATGGTAGCAGCAGTTTGCTGATGTTTGACATCGACTTCTTTAAACGCATAAATGATGCCTACGGGCATAGCGGCGGTGATGAGGCTATCCGCCATATCTCGGACTTGCTACAAAAGACACTTCGTGAAACAGATGTTGCAGGCCGTTATGGTGGTGAGGAGTTTGCAGTAACCTTAGTTGATACCGACGCCGAAGGCGCCAAAGTATTTGCAGATAGGCTGCGTAGCTTAATCGAGAATTCAGTTATTTATTATGATAACAAAGAGATTAAATTAACGGTGAGCCTCGGCATTGCATGTTGTGATGACAATTTCGAAAAGTACGAGCAGTGGATAGAGGCTGCAGACACCGCTTTGTACCATTCAAAAGAAAATGGTCGTAATACGGTGACTGTGTACGACCCTTCGATGGCCCATTAA
- the tpx gene encoding thiol peroxidase yields the protein MRILTLLAASLLTIANPIHASELPENQVDAGKVNAQGKPVTLLGQGIKVGDTAPDFKVVDGNFVPVTLANYQGKPVLISVVPSLDTGICSLQTKYFNEKVAKEFAGVAMLTISADLPFAQKRFCKTENIDQIDTLSDSVWRDFGAKYGLYIKDMGLLSRAVLVLNKDHKVVYKQLVSNLASEPDYQGAIEALKQL from the coding sequence ATGCGGATCTTAACCTTGCTTGCTGCGTCTCTATTGACAATTGCCAACCCAATCCATGCCAGTGAGTTGCCTGAAAATCAGGTTGACGCGGGCAAAGTCAACGCTCAGGGAAAGCCTGTTACCTTATTAGGCCAGGGCATTAAAGTCGGCGACACTGCACCTGACTTTAAAGTTGTCGATGGCAACTTTGTACCTGTTACCTTAGCCAACTATCAGGGAAAGCCCGTTCTGATCAGTGTGGTGCCGAGCCTGGACACCGGGATTTGTAGTCTACAAACCAAGTACTTCAATGAAAAAGTAGCTAAGGAGTTTGCTGGCGTAGCAATGCTCACCATCAGTGCAGACCTGCCATTTGCACAAAAGCGTTTTTGTAAAACAGAAAACATCGACCAGATTGATACCCTGTCAGATTCAGTCTGGCGTGACTTCGGCGCTAAGTACGGACTCTACATCAAAGATATGGGATTATTAAGCAGAGCGGTTTTGGTCTTAAACAAAGACCATAAAGTGGTATACAAGCAGCTGGTCAGTAATCTGGCCAGTGAGCCTGACTACCAGGGTGCCATCGAAGCACTTAAACAACTCTGA